The Centroberyx gerrardi isolate f3 chromosome 19, fCenGer3.hap1.cur.20231027, whole genome shotgun sequence genome has a segment encoding these proteins:
- the LOC139921001 gene encoding tubulin beta chain, with protein sequence MREIVHIQAGQCGNQIGAKFWEVISDEHGIDPTGTYHGDSDLQLDRISVYYNEATGGKYVPRAILVDLEPGTMDSVRSGPFGQIFRPDNFVFGQSGAGNNWAKGHYTEGAELVDSVLDVVRKEAESCECLQGFQLTHSLGGGTGSGMGTLLISKIREEYPDRIMNTFSVVPSPKVSDTVVEPYNATLSVHQLVENTDETYCIDNEALYDICFRTLKLTTPTYGDLNHLVSATMSGVTTCLRFPGQLNADLRKLAVNMVPFPRLHFFMPGFAPLTSRGSQQYRALTVPELTQQVFDSKNMMAACDPRHGRYLTVAAVFRGRMSMKEVDEQMLNVQNKNSSYFVEWIPNNVKTAVCDIPPRGLKMAVTFIGNSTAIQELFKRISEQFTAMFRRKAFLHWYTGEGMDEMEFTEAESNMNDLVSEYQQYQDATAEEEGEFEEEAEEDA encoded by the exons ATGAGGGAAATCGTGCACATCCAGGCCGGACAGTGCGGGAACCAGATCGGTGCAAAG ttctgGGAGGTGATCAGCGATGAGCACGGCATCGACCCAACAGGAACCTACCATGGAGACAGCGACTTGCAGCTGGACCGGATCAGTGTGTATTACAACGAGGCCACTG gtgggaaGTACGTGCCCAGAGCCATCTTGGTGGACCTGGAGCCAGGCACCATGGACTCAGTCCGCTCCGGACCCTTCGGACAAATCTTCAGACCCGACAACTTTGTCTTTG GCCAAAGTGGAGCAGGTAACAACTGGGCCAAAGGTCACTACACGGAGGGGGCGGAGCTAGTGGACTCGGTGCTGGACGTGGTGAGGAAGGAGGCGGAGAGCTGCGAGTGCCTGCAGGGCTTCCAGCTCACACACTCCCTGGGAGGAGGCACCGGCTCCGGCATGGGCACCCTGCTCATCAGCAAGATCCGGGAGGAGTACCCCGACCGCATCATGAACACCTTCAGCGTGGTGCCCTCTCCTAAG gtATCAGACACAGTGGTTGAGCCTTACAACGCCACCCTGTCAGTCCACCAGTTGGTAGAAAACACAGATGAGACCTACTGCATCGACAACGAAGCCCTCTACGACATCTGCTTCCGCACTCTCAAGCTGACCACGCCCACCTACGGCGACCTCAACCACCTGGTGTCGGCCACCATGAGCGGCGTGACCACCTGCCTGCGCTTCCCCGGCCAGCTGAACGCCGATCTGAGGAAGCTGGCCGTCAACATGGTGCCCTTCCCCCGCCTGCACTTCTTCATGCCCGGCTTCGCCCCCCTGACCAGCAGGGGGAGCCAGCAGTACCGCGCGCTGACGGTGCCCGAGCTCACCCAGCAGGTGTTCGACTCCAAGAACATGATGGCGGCCTGCGACCCGCGCCACGGACGCTACCTGACGGTGGCCGCCGTGTTCCGCGGCCGCATGTCCATGAAGGAGGTGGACGAGCAGATGCTGAACGTGCAGAACAAGAACAGCAGCTACTTCGTGGAGTGGATCCCCAACAACGTCAAGACGGCCGTCTGCGACATCCCGCCCCGCGGCCTCAAGATGGCCGTCACCTTCATCGGCAACAGCACCGCCATCCAGGAGCTGTTCAAGCGCATCTCCGAGCAGTTCACCGCCATGTTCCGCCGCAAGGCCTTCCTCCACTGGTACACCGGCGAGGGCATGGACGAGATGGAGTTCACCGAGGCGGAGAGCAACATGAACGACCTGGTGTCCGAGTACCAGCAGTACCAGGACGCCACCgccgaggaggagggagagttcgaggaggaggcggaggaagaCGCCTAA